In one Corynebacterium bovis DSM 20582 = CIP 54.80 genomic region, the following are encoded:
- a CDS encoding low molecular weight protein-tyrosine-phosphatase has product MTQDPTTQDARAPETGVDPDRPALHLCVVCTGNICRSPMGEVMLRDALDDAGLGDAVRVTSCGTHGYHIGQHADPRAVAQLAADGHDGSRHRAAEFGPRDEDADLFLAMTHGHVRELRGMGVDGDRIRLMRSFGPDGDEDVDDPYYGSADGFARVAREIREALPGVVDWVRAELR; this is encoded by the coding sequence GTGACACAGGACCCGACGACCCAGGACGCGCGGGCGCCGGAGACCGGCGTCGACCCCGACCGGCCTGCCCTGCACCTCTGCGTCGTGTGCACGGGCAACATCTGCCGCTCGCCGATGGGTGAGGTCATGCTCCGCGACGCCCTCGACGACGCCGGGCTCGGCGACGCCGTGCGCGTGACGTCCTGCGGGACGCACGGCTACCACATCGGCCAGCACGCCGACCCGCGCGCGGTGGCGCAGCTCGCCGCCGACGGTCACGACGGCAGCCGGCACCGGGCGGCGGAGTTCGGCCCCCGGGACGAGGACGCCGACCTGTTCCTCGCCATGACCCACGGGCACGTCCGCGAGCTCCGCGGGATGGGGGTCGACGGAGACCGCATCCGTCTCATGCGCTCCTTCGGACCGGACGGGGACGAGGATGTCGACGACCCGTACTACGGCTCCGCGGACGGGTTCGCCCGGGTCGCACGCGAGATCCGCGAGGCGCTGCCCGGCGTCGTCGACTGGGTGCGCGCGGAACTCCGCTGA
- a CDS encoding SURF1 family cytochrome oxidase biogenesis protein gives MATRTTTNNAAPGSTRRRRGWRAFLTPGWVITAVIVVMFAYVAFTVLAPWQLGKNTRTQENNQRLSAAMDADPVPVEDVLPADGSPAGADREWTRVTLQGRFIPDAQVLLRNRPVDTSPAFQVLTAFRLDSGGTVLVNRGWTPPRNAADVPDIPTAPTGERTVEGYVRPGEQTPSTPPLRSEGVQQVYGISTAQIGDLVAPDLPAAGAGAGTPSGRPLAADYVQLGEGSVADPLHAIPLPKLDSGPYLSYGIQWIAFGVMAPLGLGYFVWAEMRERRREREARDGGPVVAVPAGGSGDGAGSGDTAGDGHGPHPGSGSGAVPVGEGTTPPSAASADPADASPEDGHAGHSRTADGQPGQGSPERGRTGDGQREPDRAGEPEEGQEDAARARERKLAERYGRSHTRFFDRRNARDEERF, from the coding sequence GTGGCCACGCGAACGACGACGAACAATGCCGCGCCCGGGTCAACCCGGCGCCGGCGGGGCTGGCGAGCGTTCCTCACGCCGGGCTGGGTCATCACCGCCGTCATCGTGGTGATGTTCGCCTACGTGGCGTTCACCGTCCTCGCGCCGTGGCAGCTGGGGAAGAACACCCGCACGCAGGAGAACAACCAGCGCCTGTCCGCCGCGATGGACGCCGACCCGGTGCCGGTCGAGGACGTCCTCCCCGCGGACGGCTCACCCGCCGGCGCGGACCGCGAGTGGACCCGCGTGACCCTCCAGGGCCGCTTCATCCCGGACGCCCAGGTGCTCCTGCGCAACCGCCCGGTGGACACGAGCCCCGCGTTCCAGGTCCTCACCGCGTTCCGCCTGGATTCGGGCGGCACGGTCCTCGTCAACCGGGGCTGGACGCCGCCGAGGAACGCGGCGGACGTGCCGGACATCCCCACGGCACCGACGGGGGAGCGCACCGTCGAGGGCTACGTCCGCCCCGGGGAACAGACCCCGTCGACGCCGCCGCTCCGCTCCGAGGGGGTGCAGCAGGTCTACGGCATCAGTACCGCGCAGATCGGGGACCTCGTCGCCCCCGACCTCCCCGCCGCGGGCGCAGGCGCGGGGACCCCGTCGGGCCGCCCCCTCGCCGCGGACTACGTGCAGCTGGGGGAGGGGTCCGTCGCCGATCCGCTCCACGCGATCCCGCTGCCGAAGCTGGACTCCGGCCCCTACCTGTCCTACGGCATCCAGTGGATCGCCTTCGGTGTCATGGCGCCGCTCGGCCTCGGCTACTTCGTGTGGGCGGAGATGCGCGAGCGTCGCCGCGAACGCGAGGCCCGCGACGGTGGCCCCGTCGTCGCCGTCCCCGCCGGCGGATCCGGTGACGGGGCGGGGTCGGGGGACACGGCCGGTGACGGTCACGGTCCGCACCCGGGCTCGGGGTCCGGGGCGGTCCCGGTCGGGGAAGGGACGACGCCCCCCTCCGCCGCGTCGGCCGACCCCGCCGACGCGTCACCCGAGGACGGGCACGCCGGGCACAGCCGGACCGCGGACGGCCAGCCGGGGCAGGGGAGCCCGGAGCGCGGGCGGACCGGGGACGGTCAGCGGGAACCCGACCGGGCCGGGGAGCCCGAGGAGGGGCAGGAGGACGCGGCGCGGGCGCGGGAGCGCAAGCTCGCCGAGCGGTACGGCCGCAGTCACACGCGGTTCTTCGACCGGCGCAACGCCCGCGACGAGGAACGTTTCTGA
- the cas2e gene encoding type I-E CRISPR-associated endoribonuclease Cas2e — MITVVLTSPPERVRGHLTRWLSEVATGVYVGKVSARVRDELWQMIQVNMDGGRAVMTYPTTICEQGYAVKVHKPQWEPVDVEGLVLFRRPGRDRTSRTRGDWSRASRERDGRTRRADDLQ; from the coding sequence GTGATCACCGTGGTGTTGACGTCTCCTCCGGAGCGGGTGCGTGGTCACCTCACGCGATGGCTCTCGGAAGTGGCGACCGGAGTGTATGTCGGCAAGGTGAGTGCCAGAGTGCGGGACGAGCTGTGGCAGATGATCCAGGTGAACATGGACGGCGGTCGGGCGGTGATGACGTACCCGACCACCATCTGCGAGCAGGGGTACGCCGTGAAGGTTCACAAACCGCAGTGGGAACCGGTTGATGTCGAGGGCCTGGTCCTGTTTCGTCGGCCGGGCCGTGACCGGACGTCGCGGACCCGCGGCGATTGGTCACGGGCCTCGCGGGAGCGCGACGGCAGGACCAGACGAGCGGATGATCTGCAGTGA
- a CDS encoding CRISPR-associated endonuclease Cas1 — protein MTGLPPSTPRQLTRASDRVSFLYLEHCTIGRDGGALTATDDDGVLHVPVSALSVLLLGPGTRLTHQAVGVVADSGCSLVWVGEQGVRYYAHGRSIARSDRMLRAQAEKVTSSRKRLDVALGCSPGLGFVHTGHDRSFVYDLADLYKAEVSVPVAFRTVAALEREGRTVGVNIGSVTRRAMRDEFRTAGLAETMSRDLRTLLLDDEVDESDLWADVIGLWDGRDETVAGGVNYAPEDGVDQVPGGPSRREAP, from the coding sequence ATGACCGGATTGCCACCGTCGACGCCGCGGCAGCTCACCCGCGCCTCTGACCGGGTCAGTTTCCTGTACCTGGAACACTGCACGATCGGCCGGGACGGTGGTGCCTTGACCGCGACCGACGATGACGGCGTTCTGCACGTCCCGGTGTCCGCACTGAGCGTGCTGCTGCTGGGGCCCGGGACGCGGCTAACCCACCAGGCGGTGGGCGTCGTCGCTGACTCAGGGTGCTCCCTGGTCTGGGTTGGTGAGCAGGGCGTGCGTTATTACGCGCACGGTCGGTCCATCGCGAGGTCGGACCGGATGCTGCGTGCACAGGCCGAGAAGGTGACGTCGTCGCGGAAGCGGTTGGACGTGGCCCTCGGATGTTCACCGGGTCTCGGCTTCGTCCACACCGGCCATGACCGGAGCTTTGTCTACGATCTCGCGGATCTCTACAAGGCGGAGGTCAGCGTCCCGGTGGCGTTCCGGACGGTGGCGGCGCTCGAACGGGAAGGCCGCACCGTGGGTGTGAACATCGGTTCGGTTACCCGTCGAGCGATGCGAGACGAGTTCCGCACGGCCGGGCTTGCGGAGACGATGTCCCGTGATCTCCGGACGCTGCTCCTCGACGATGAGGTTGACGAGTCCGACTTGTGGGCCGACGTGATTGGTCTGTGGGACGGACGTGACGAGACGGTGGCGGGCGGTGTCAATTACGCACCGGAAGACGGGGTTGACCAGGTTCCCGGCGGCCCTTCGCGACGGGAGGCTCCGTGA
- the cas6e gene encoding type I-E CRISPR-associated protein Cas6/Cse3/CasE — MYLSRFTMNPQRRGSRELVANPQALHAAVMACWPDRGHDGDGRVLWRLDRVGHNHELYVVSRDAPSFDHLREQAGWSAEDTGVVRDYRPLLDRLEAGQRYRFRLTANPTHVVTDPDGRKRRLGHVTAAYQRAWLEDRCDRLGVSFPRLESGEPTVVVTGREKVTFRRGRGRVTLQRATYDGLLEVTDPGALRTVLCEGLGRAKAYGCGLVTLAPAAPAGPGGVMHDRIATVDAAAAHPRL; from the coding sequence ATGTACCTGTCACGATTCACCATGAACCCGCAGCGGCGGGGGTCCCGGGAACTGGTCGCGAACCCGCAGGCCCTCCACGCTGCCGTGATGGCGTGTTGGCCCGACCGTGGTCACGACGGTGACGGTCGCGTGCTGTGGCGCCTGGACCGGGTGGGGCACAACCACGAGCTGTACGTGGTGAGCCGGGATGCGCCCTCGTTCGACCACCTCCGGGAACAGGCCGGGTGGAGTGCCGAGGACACCGGGGTCGTGAGGGATTACCGGCCCCTGCTCGACCGGCTCGAGGCCGGGCAGCGGTACCGGTTCCGGCTCACCGCGAACCCGACGCACGTCGTGACCGACCCGGACGGGCGGAAACGCCGGCTCGGGCATGTCACGGCCGCGTACCAGCGGGCGTGGCTCGAGGACCGGTGTGACCGCCTGGGCGTGTCCTTCCCCCGGCTCGAGTCCGGTGAGCCGACCGTGGTCGTCACCGGGCGGGAGAAGGTGACCTTCCGGCGGGGCCGGGGCCGGGTCACCCTGCAACGGGCGACGTACGACGGTCTGCTGGAGGTCACCGATCCGGGGGCCCTGAGGACGGTCCTGTGTGAGGGACTCGGCCGGGCGAAGGCCTACGGCTGCGGCCTGGTGACGCTCGCCCCGGCCGCACCGGCCGGTCCGGGGGGGGTGATGCATGACCGGATTGCCACCGTCGACGCCGCGGCAGCTCACCCGCGCCTCTGA
- the cas5e gene encoding type I-E CRISPR-associated protein Cas5/CasD, giving the protein MPTLILALDGPLQAWGASGRFEYRTTERAPTKSGVVGLLAAAQGRSRTDSLDDLLTLSFGVRTDQQGRVGRDFQTETDWRTGKRHPLSYRDYLQDYKFTAVVEGERDVLEELQAALRAPRFPLFLGRRACPPAAPVPREIRGSGLVETLREAPWLAAEWYRRRQPTHVQLPVVRDGVAGEEPDTMVRDVPVSFDPRNRRYALRGVVHDWVAVENPSGRSPEHHDPFAVLGGL; this is encoded by the coding sequence ATGCCGACACTCATCCTGGCTCTCGACGGGCCGTTGCAGGCATGGGGAGCCAGCGGCCGGTTCGAGTACCGGACCACGGAACGGGCGCCGACGAAGAGCGGCGTCGTCGGCCTCCTCGCCGCGGCCCAGGGCCGGTCCCGCACGGATTCCCTCGACGACCTCCTCACCCTGTCCTTCGGTGTCCGCACCGACCAGCAGGGCCGGGTCGGCCGGGACTTCCAGACGGAGACCGACTGGCGGACCGGGAAGCGCCATCCGCTCAGCTACCGCGACTACCTGCAGGACTACAAGTTCACCGCGGTCGTCGAGGGGGAGCGTGACGTCCTGGAGGAGCTGCAGGCGGCGTTGCGCGCGCCCCGCTTCCCGCTGTTCCTCGGCCGTCGCGCCTGCCCGCCGGCCGCGCCGGTCCCGCGGGAGATCCGCGGGTCCGGCCTGGTGGAGACGCTCCGCGAGGCCCCGTGGCTCGCCGCTGAGTGGTACCGGCGCCGCCAGCCGACGCACGTCCAGCTGCCCGTGGTCCGCGACGGCGTCGCGGGGGAGGAGCCCGACACGATGGTGCGGGACGTCCCCGTCAGCTTCGATCCGCGGAACCGGCGCTACGCCCTCCGCGGGGTTGTGCACGACTGGGTGGCCGTCGAGAACCCCTCCGGGCGGAGCCCCGAGCACCATGACCCCTTCGCTGTGCTGGGAGGACTGTGA
- the cas7e gene encoding type I-E CRISPR-associated protein Cas7/Cse4/CasC, whose translation MSTYIDLHVIQLVPPSCINRDDTGSPKSAVFGGTRRHRVSSQAWKRAVRNDFARTFDASELGERTKFAASRIAEQIRVLRPETDEETSLRQAVKSLTKAGIKMDSKKEATTSYMLFLSRRDISALAELALRIADGEKVSKKQDQSVLQKAPQSIDIALFGRMIAAAPEANVDAACQVAHALSVHTAAPEFDYFTAVDDNAPEDNPGAGMINTVEFVSSTLYRYATIDVDNLVRNIGDREAAARAVEAFTRSFVESMPTGKQNTFANRTRPDFVLMEVRQDQPVSLVTAFETPVDAGGGAAHAAVRVLAQAAADGDNAFGTRPAASSFTLARGELDTDTAGVLADRGSVGETFPELVARAGAAVRDADGE comes from the coding sequence GTGAGCACCTACATCGACCTCCACGTCATCCAGCTCGTCCCGCCGTCGTGCATCAACCGTGACGACACGGGCAGCCCGAAGTCCGCCGTCTTCGGCGGCACCCGCCGGCACCGGGTGTCCAGCCAGGCCTGGAAGCGCGCGGTCCGCAACGACTTCGCACGCACATTCGACGCCTCTGAACTGGGCGAGCGGACGAAATTCGCTGCGTCCCGGATCGCCGAGCAGATCCGGGTGCTCCGGCCGGAGACGGACGAGGAGACGAGTCTCCGGCAGGCCGTTAAATCCCTGACCAAAGCCGGCATCAAGATGGACAGCAAGAAGGAGGCGACGACGAGCTACATGCTGTTCCTATCCCGCCGGGACATTTCAGCCCTCGCGGAGCTCGCCCTCCGCATCGCCGACGGGGAGAAGGTCTCGAAGAAGCAGGACCAGTCCGTCCTCCAGAAGGCCCCGCAGTCGATCGACATCGCCCTGTTCGGCCGCATGATCGCCGCCGCCCCGGAGGCCAACGTCGACGCCGCGTGCCAGGTCGCCCACGCCCTGAGCGTCCACACCGCCGCCCCGGAGTTCGACTACTTCACCGCGGTCGACGACAACGCCCCGGAGGACAACCCCGGCGCGGGCATGATCAACACCGTCGAGTTCGTCTCCTCCACGCTCTACCGGTACGCGACGATCGACGTCGACAACCTCGTCCGGAACATCGGCGACCGCGAGGCCGCCGCGCGGGCGGTCGAGGCGTTCACCCGGTCCTTCGTGGAGAGCATGCCGACGGGCAAGCAGAACACCTTCGCCAACCGGACGCGGCCCGACTTCGTGCTGATGGAGGTCCGGCAGGATCAGCCGGTGTCCCTCGTCACCGCCTTCGAGACGCCCGTCGACGCCGGCGGGGGCGCGGCCCACGCCGCGGTCCGGGTCCTCGCGCAGGCCGCGGCCGACGGGGACAACGCCTTCGGGACCCGGCCGGCGGCGTCGTCGTTCACCCTCGCCCGCGGCGAGCTCGACACCGACACCGCCGGCGTCCTCGCCGACCGGGGGTCGGTGGGGGAGACGTTCCCGGAGCTTGTCGCCCGCGCGGGTGCGGCCGTGCGCGACGCCGACGGGGAGTGA
- the casB gene encoding type I-E CRISPR-associated protein Cse2/CasB: MTKTSTPEVRAHTGPDRGGRRPGRRGLVEETTAARLGALRARLEAGTSGGRATAARLRRAVARPAGSVPEVWEITMADLPPELVGRGDDPSAAETAVHVALCLYAVHQQSAVAPMHRRGVGFGEAVRDLAYRSGADLTTSPVIRRFTALVTADSVEEMVWHLRGLVTQMRAAGVPLDYARLAGDLYDVHDHDRRDAVRRAWGRGLYTYRPATDTATDTALDTAPDTATGVTVPGTDPTTTPA, translated from the coding sequence ATGACGAAGACATCGACGCCTGAGGTGCGGGCGCACACCGGCCCCGACCGTGGCGGACGGCGCCCGGGCCGCCGCGGCCTCGTCGAGGAGACCACCGCGGCGCGACTCGGCGCGCTCCGCGCCCGGCTCGAGGCCGGCACCTCCGGGGGGAGGGCGACCGCCGCCCGGCTCCGCCGGGCCGTCGCCCGCCCCGCCGGATCGGTGCCCGAGGTCTGGGAGATCACGATGGCGGACCTGCCCCCGGAGCTCGTCGGCCGCGGGGACGACCCGAGCGCGGCCGAGACCGCGGTGCACGTGGCGCTGTGCCTCTACGCGGTCCACCAGCAGTCGGCGGTCGCACCGATGCACCGCCGGGGCGTGGGCTTCGGCGAGGCGGTGCGTGACCTCGCGTACCGCAGTGGGGCCGACCTCACCACCAGCCCGGTCATCCGGCGCTTCACCGCTCTCGTCACCGCGGATTCCGTGGAGGAGATGGTGTGGCACCTACGGGGACTCGTCACCCAGATGCGCGCCGCAGGCGTGCCGCTGGACTACGCGCGCCTCGCCGGTGACCTGTACGACGTCCACGACCACGACCGTCGCGACGCGGTCCGTCGGGCCTGGGGCCGCGGGCTGTACACCTACCGCCCCGCGACCGACACCGCGACCGACACTGCCCTCGACACTGCCCCCGACACCGCGACCGGTGTGACCGTACCCGGCACCGACCCGACCACGACCCCGGCGTGA
- the casA gene encoding type I-E CRISPR-associated protein Cse1/CasA, translating into MDPTTSPTYNLLDEPWIQVVTEDGATAEVSLTDVLKNAGRYRALASDLATMNFAVLRVLLAVLYRAWDDARWRNVDDALDHWDEKWTAASLWDDDVERYLDTVRGRFDLRHPETPFMQVADLHTAKGYHKPVSLMIPDVGGMFSLRTDVTRISAAEAARCLIHCSAYDYAGTKTGAVGDTRVNNGPGYTKGVAVCGRYGGTVIHGDSLRETLLLNYVPHRESAGTDDLPVWEMPPLTSAARPGVLSPGPVELLTWPQRRIRLFWSTTDSTDVAAPTVDGVLVCNGDPVDSTMIHGSEMMTPWRFSDPQKNETKALRYVPQTLDKGRAMWRSLGGILPNADVATVDQKYAEGAPAAEPARTVEWLARLVVDEVIPRDRIVRVEMVSPVYGNSQSSFSDVLNDSLTVRSPLLGIEGEALRAVVRTAVDRTEGVAWELTKFSCDIRTAAGGGRQGGGDGVRTAAGGGRQRGVDDVRLRFFDTVDAPFRRWLADIGDGDDTPATGDTGDGEVGAAALAEWGGRLRSIAWDLADEIVRAQGPQVWAGRPGPDGTGVISAAVAQNRLSRALRTILGDPVRTTATADTGSAATPETHSERKTDDEDIDA; encoded by the coding sequence GTGGACCCGACGACGTCCCCGACGTACAACCTGCTGGATGAACCGTGGATCCAGGTCGTCACCGAGGACGGTGCGACCGCGGAGGTGTCCCTCACCGACGTCCTGAAGAACGCCGGGCGCTACCGTGCGCTCGCCAGCGACCTGGCGACGATGAACTTCGCGGTCCTGCGCGTCCTCCTCGCGGTGCTCTACCGCGCCTGGGACGACGCCCGGTGGCGGAACGTCGACGACGCCCTCGACCACTGGGACGAGAAGTGGACCGCAGCGTCGTTGTGGGACGACGACGTCGAACGGTACCTCGACACCGTGCGCGGGCGGTTCGACCTCCGCCACCCGGAGACGCCGTTCATGCAGGTCGCCGACCTGCACACCGCGAAAGGCTACCACAAGCCGGTGAGCCTCATGATCCCCGACGTCGGCGGGATGTTCTCGCTGCGGACCGACGTCACCCGGATCAGCGCCGCCGAGGCCGCACGGTGCCTCATCCACTGCTCTGCCTACGACTACGCCGGGACCAAGACCGGAGCGGTCGGCGACACTCGCGTCAACAACGGACCTGGCTACACGAAGGGGGTCGCCGTTTGCGGCCGGTACGGCGGGACCGTCATCCACGGTGACTCGCTGCGCGAGACGCTGCTGCTCAACTACGTCCCCCACCGGGAGTCCGCGGGGACCGACGACCTGCCGGTCTGGGAGATGCCGCCGCTGACGTCGGCGGCGCGGCCCGGGGTGCTGTCCCCGGGGCCGGTGGAGCTGCTCACCTGGCCCCAGCGCCGGATCCGGCTGTTCTGGTCCACCACCGACAGCACCGACGTTGCCGCCCCGACGGTGGACGGTGTGCTCGTCTGCAACGGTGACCCGGTCGACTCCACGATGATCCACGGCTCCGAGATGATGACCCCGTGGCGGTTCAGCGACCCGCAGAAGAATGAGACGAAGGCGCTGCGGTATGTGCCGCAGACCCTCGACAAGGGGCGGGCGATGTGGCGGTCGCTCGGCGGCATCCTGCCGAACGCGGACGTCGCCACCGTCGACCAGAAGTACGCCGAGGGCGCCCCCGCGGCCGAACCCGCCCGAACCGTGGAGTGGCTCGCCAGGCTCGTGGTCGACGAGGTCATCCCCCGGGACCGCATCGTCCGGGTCGAGATGGTGTCCCCGGTGTACGGCAACAGTCAGTCGAGCTTCTCGGACGTCCTCAACGACAGCCTCACCGTCCGGTCGCCCCTGCTCGGGATCGAAGGGGAGGCGCTGCGGGCGGTCGTCCGGACCGCTGTCGACCGGACCGAAGGGGTCGCGTGGGAGCTGACGAAGTTCAGCTGCGACATCCGCACCGCCGCCGGCGGTGGCCGTCAGGGCGGCGGCGACGGCGTCCGCACTGCCGCCGGCGGTGGCCGTCAGCGCGGCGTCGACGACGTCCGCCTCCGCTTCTTCGACACCGTCGACGCCCCCTTCCGCCGGTGGCTCGCCGACATCGGCGACGGAGACGACACCCCGGCCACCGGTGACACCGGGGACGGGGAGGTCGGTGCCGCCGCTCTCGCCGAGTGGGGCGGGCGGCTCCGCAGCATCGCCTGGGACCTGGCCGACGAGATCGTGAGGGCCCAGGGGCCGCAGGTGTGGGCCGGTCGGCCCGGCCCTGACGGCACCGGCGTGATCTCCGCCGCGGTCGCCCAGAACCGGTTGAGCCGCGCTCTCCGCACGATCCTCGGCGACCCCGTCCGCACCACAGCCACCGCGGACACCGGGTCCGCGGCAACCCCAGAGACACACAGTGAAAGGAAGACCGATGACGAAGACATCGACGCCTGA